Genomic DNA from Rhodothermales bacterium:
GATTGAACGGAGCCGGCTGCATTTTGAGTTCACCCTGCTCGATGCGGGCAATCTCTCCCAGGTCGCGGGCCAGGTTCTCCAGGCGGTCCGCATTGCGCAGAATCTTGCGCACGAAGTTCCGGTTCACCTTGTGGTCTTCGAGCGCCCCGCCCTCGAGGGTCTCTGCGAACCCCCTGATCGCGAAGATCGGGGTTTTCAGTTCGTGTGAGACGTTGCCGATGAACTCTCTGCGATAGTCTTCCATGCGTCGCAAGTCACTCATCTCGCGCTCCAGCACCTGGCCCGTGCGATAGACCTGCCAGACGAGATCGTTCATTTCGTCGCCCTGCGGCAGGTGCGCCGCGGACAGATTCTCGAACTGATGTCGCCTGATCTGGCGGAGGATGGTCGTAGCGAGCCGCAGGCGTCGCGCGAGAATGCGCGTGCACGCCAGAAACACGCCCAGGAACGTGAGCCCGGGCACGGCGAGAAGGCCGAGTACACTCCAGGCACCCGTCAGGGCCTGGACCACAAGGGTTGCGGCAAGAGCGGTCCCGGCACCAAGAGACGCAATCTTGCTTGCGATGCGGGTGTGCCGGAGTACGGGCCGGTCAGGCCCGGAATCTGTATCCGACACCCTTGATGGTCTCAATGAGCTCTTCGCCAACCTTCTCCCTGATCTTTCTGACGTGGACGTCCACCGTGCGATCCACAACGTACACATCGCGTCCCCAGACCTCGTCGAGCAGCTGTTGTCGCGAGAAGACCCGTCCGGGGCTGGAGGCAAAGTGCCGCAGTAGCTCAAATTCCTTGCGAGGGAGATGAAGCGGCTCGCTTTGCCCGCTGACCTCCACCACGTACCGCGTGCGGTCAATCGTGATGCCGTGCACCTGTATGACATCCGGCGCCTCCTCCAGCCTGCGGGATCCACGGAGCGTGGCCCGCACCTGGCTCATGAGGACCGGGATGGAAATCGGTTTCGTGAGGTAGATGTCGGCACCTACATCCAGTCCGGCTACCTGATCCTCTTCTCCATCCCGAGCCGTCAACATGACGATCGGGACCGACTTCAACACGGGATGGCCTCTGAGTCTCCGGCATGTTTCGAGCCCGTCCATACGTGGCATCATGACGTCGAGCACGATCAGGTCAGGCGGCTCCGCCTCCGCGAGTCGAAGGGCTTCGGCCCCATCCCTCGCTTCACCCACGACAAACCCCTCCGACTCGAGATTGTATCGAATCAGTTCGAGGATATCATCCTCGTCGTCGACGACGAGGACCCGTGGTGGTGCGTCGGGCATGAAATCAGGGGGCCACTGGCGGCAATAGCAAAGCTAGGGCGCGGCAATTACCGTAGTATTACCACCTTCGATTCAACTCTTTCCATGCTCGCGGCAGATGCCACGGGCAAGCAGTACGCTCTATGCCTCTGAACAGAAAACTGCGCTACGGGATGGTCGGTGGCGGCCCAGGCGCCTTCATCGGCGCGGTGCACCGCATGGCGGCCGCTCTGGACGGCGAGATGGAGCTCGTTGCCGGGGCCTTTTCGTCCAACCCCGAGAAGTCGCAGGCTCAGGGCAAGGCTCTTCACCTGGATCCGTCCCGGGTCTACGGGACCTTCGCCGAGATGGCGAAGCAGGAAGCGGCTCGTGATGACGGCATCGACTTTGTCTCCATCGTGACACCAAACCACGTGCACTTCCCGGCGGCGAAAGCATTCATAGAAGCCGGCATTCATGTGGTCTGTGACAAGCCCATGACGAACACGCTCGAGGACGCGGAGGAACTCTGCCGACTGGTGGCGAAGCATCGTGTCGTGTTTGCCCTGACCCACAACTACACCGGCTACCCGATGGTCAAGCAGGCCAGGGCGATGGTTGCCGATGGCTCGCTGGGCACGCTGCGCAAAGTGGTCGTCGAGTATCCGCAAGGGTGGCTCTCCGAGCTCATCGAAGCCGAAGGGCAAAAGCAGGCCGCCTGGCGCACGGACCCGACGCGAGCGGGTGTTTCTTCCGCCATGGGCGACATAGGCTCGCACGCCGAGAACCTGGCGCGCTACATCACAGGCCTGGACATGGCCGAGATGCATGCGGATCTCGGCACGGTGGTCGAGGGCAGGCTGCTTGAGGACGACGGCAACGTGCTGGTACACTATGACCAGGGCGTGCGGGGCATTCTTTACGCGTCGCAGATCTCCGTGGGCGAAGAAAACAACCTGCGCATTCGGGTCTACGGATCGAAGGCTTCGCTGGAATGGAAGCAGGAGCACCCCAACTGGCTCCATGTGCGCTATCAGGACCGTCCCGAAGAAGTCTTCAAGCGCGGCAATCCGTACCTGAGCGAAAGTGCCGCACACGCTACCCGCATCCCCTCGGGCCATCCGGAAGCGTTTCTGGAAGCATTCGCCAACATCTACCGGAACGCCGGTCGCACGATCGCGGCCCGCATAGCCGGTGAAGAACCAAACCCGCTGGACCTGGACTTCCCGACCGTGCAGGACGGGGCCCGCGGCGTGCATTTCATCCACACGGCCGTGAAGAGCAGTCGCGAGCGCGCCTGGGTCGACGCGTCCTACAGTCCTCCCGCCTGATGGCCCGTCCTGTCACTCTGTTCACCGGCCAATGGGCCGATCTACCGCTGGAAACGCTGGCCGCCAAGGCCTCCCAATTCGGTTACGACGGGCTGGAGTTGGCCTGTTGGGGCGATCACTTCGATGTCCAGCGTGCCCTGCAGGACGAGGCCTACTGCAGAGGCCGACATGAGCTGCTGGCTGATCACGGCCTGAAAGTGTGGGCCGTTTCAAATCACCTGGTCGGGCAGGCCGTCTGTGATCTCATCGACGAACGGCACCAAAGCATCCTGCCGCCCGACGTCTGGGGGGACGGGGATCCGGAGTCCGTTCGGCAGCGCGCGGCAAAGCGCATGCAGGACACGGCCCGAGCAGCCGCCAGATTGGGAGTCGGCGTGGTAAACGGCTTTACCGGCTCCAGCATCTGGCATCTGCTCTATTCGTTCCCCCCGGTCACCCCGGCCATGATTGAAGAGGGCTTCGCCGATTTCGCGAGGCGCTGGAATCCAATCCTGGATGTCTTCGACGAGGTGGGCGTGCGCTTCGGGCTCGAAGTCCACCCCACGGAGATTGCCTTCGACATCGGCAGCGCGGAGCGCGCGCTGGCCGCACTCGACCACCGGGAGGCGTTCGGTTTCAACTACGATCCCAGTCACTTCGGCTATCAGGGCGTGGACTATGTGGGTTTCATCCACCGGTTCGCTGACCGGATTTACCACGCGCACATGAAAGACGTGTGGTGGAGCCCGAACCACGCCGAGGTCGGTGTCTTCGGGGGCCACACGGATTTTGGAGACCGCAGGCGATTCTGGGATTTCCGATCGCTGGGACGAGGCTCGATCGACTTTGAAGAGGTGATTCGGGCACTCAACCGGGCCGGCTACGACGGCCCGCTCTCGGTGGAATGGGAGGACTCGGGCATGGACCGGGAGCACGGTGCCGCAGAGGCTTGCGACTTTGTGCGCGCCGTCGACTTCCCGGCATCAGAGATCGCGTTCGACGCAGCCTTCGCCGAGGAGTAGCCATGGAAGCTCCAAGACGGACCGAGGTTGCGCGCTTTTCTGAACTGGAAGACCGACAGCCCGCCTATGCATTGGTTGCAGGAGTGGATCTGGTCGTGACCCGCTTTGACGATGAGGTCTCCGTGTTGTACGGGCGCTGTCTGCATCGGGGGGCCTTGCTCTCTGACGGATACGTGGACGGCGACAACCTCATCTGTGGGCTGCACAACTGGGACTACCGGTTGGCGACGGGTGTGTCGGAGTACAACAACGAAGAGGCTCTGCGGCGATTCTCGACAGTGATCGAGAACGATGTGGTCTACGTAGACGAAGCCGAAATTGAGGCGTGGCGGGTTGACCATCCCCAGCCTTTCGACAGGGATGCGTATCTGGGTCTCTATCAGGATCCCCACGGCGCGCCGGAGGAACCGTTCAATCGTCACATTCAGACGCTGGCGCGGGACGGGCTGTCGAAAACTGGCCACCACGGACCGGTCTCGGCGATGGGTGTGCCGCTTACCGAGCTGCCCCGCTGGTCCGACATCCAGATCCTGACCGGGCAGTTGGCCCGTCGGCCCCTGTTGGACCATGCGGACGTCGGCACGGAAACCGTTATTGGGCCTGGTGCCGCAAAACCGTTGCGGCTGGGCATTCCGCTGTTCGTCTCGGACATGAGTTTCGGCGCGCTTAGCGAGGAGGCCAAAGTGGCGCTGTCCCGCGGCGCTGAGCTTGCCGGCACGGGTATCTGTTCGGGCGAGGGAGGCATGCTGCCGGAGGAGCAGGCGGCAAACAATCGCTACTTCTACGAACTCGCCTCCGGGAAATTCGGCTGGGACCTCGCCAAGGTCGCCCGATGCCAGGCCTTCCATTTCAAGGGCGGGCAGGGCGCCAAAACCGGTACGGGCGGCCACCTTCCAGGTGAGAAGGTCGTGGGCAAGATCGCGGAGGTGCGCGGCCTCGACCCCGGCCAGCCGGCGGTAAGTCCGGCCGTGTTTCCTGATCTGGAGACCGTGGAGGACTTCAAGTCGGTTGCGGCCGACGTACGGCGGGTCTCGGGCGGAATCCCGGTAGGCTTCAAGTTGTCCGCGCAGCACATTGAGGATGACATCGACTTTGCCCTGGAGGCCGGGGCGGACTATATCATCCTGGACGGCCGCGGTGGTGGCACGGGGGCCGCGCCCGAGGTGTTCAAGCAAAACATCTCGGTCCCGACGATTCCGGCCCTGGCCCGGGCACGCCGTCATCTGGACGTGCGAGGGGCCGACCAGGTGTCCCTGATCATCACCGGGGGTCTGCGAACCGAGGCCGACTTTGTGAAGGCGCTCGCGCTGGGGGCGGACGCGGTGGCAATCTCCAACGCGGCGCTCCAGGCGATAGGCTGCCTCGGTATGCGAGCCTGTCACACGAACAACTGCCCGGTAGGCATCGCGACGCAAAAGGATCATCTCAGGCAGCGGCTCGAGGTCGTGAAGTCAGCCCATCGTCTGAAGAACTGGTTCGACGCGACGGTTTCGCTCATGCAGGTACTGGCCCGCGCCTGCGGTCATGACCATCTGGGCAAATTCACCGGGGCCGATCTGTCCACGTGGAGTCGGGACATGGCTGCCCTTTCCGGAGTGCGCTTTGCCGGCGTAGGAAAGGCGTAGGAGCGCTCCCGGTCACCGCAATGTGACCTGGGTGCCGTCGGGCAGCCGGATCGTCGCTTCCAGAAACGCTTCCGAAGACGGTTCGACCGGTGGCGCGATATCGATGCGGTGGAGCGCTTCGCGCAAGACGTCCGGATTCGGGTGCCCCAGACGCAACGCCTGCAGTTCTCCTGCAGGAGGAGCATCGGCCCCAGGGTGGCGGGAGTCACCCCAGTCGATCAGGAACGGAACGCTGCCACCCATGCGGTCGGCGAAAATGTCGGTCATGGACCAAACGAGCTCACTGCCGTCGGGCCGCTGACGGCGCCCTGTTTGTGTCTCGCCCAGCGGCACTACGCTGCCATGGGCGTCTTCGACGAGTTGGTCTGATGCCACGCACCACGAGGCGATGCCCGGGCGGTGCCAGCGGTCCGTTAGCCGCCCACGCTGCGGCGCGGCCAGATCCGGATCAGGCGCGATCACCTCGAAATAACAGGTGTCACCCAGGCTGAGCAACGCATTGTGGGTGCCGAACGCCGGGTGACGTCCGCCCACCCTCGGTTTGCACCCGAGGAGCTCTGCGACGCGCGACGATCCTGACTTCAGGTTCGGGGCAAAGAATATCAGGTGGTCGACCCGAAGCACTGTCAGGGCATGAAGGTGGTGATCCGCCTCCTGAACTCCCGCCGACACGCCAAAGCCGCCGTACAGCGCCCGGGCCCGCAGCCAGAGCCGGATGGCCGCACGCACTTGTCCGCAAGCCGCCTGAATGATCGCCCCGGCCCGCAATGCGTTTGCGTGGTCGGGCGATCCTGGGTCGTGGTCGTCGTACAGCTGCAGCGCCTCTTCCGAAGGCGTTCTCGCAGCGTCCGGATTCTCGTCCGCGAGCGCCTGCGCATGGTGCCGAAGGGCATGCGCGACCGCGGTTGGTTGACCGTGTCGACGGGCTTCGCGAACGGCCTCCTCCGCCAGCCTCAACCGCTCGCGACTCCGGCCTTCGTCTTCAGCCAGATGCGCTTGCCGTGTGATGACTGCGGAAAGCAGTGGAGAATCGTCGCGGCGCCCCAACGTCTCCGCCTGTTTCAGGAGCTCCCCGGCAAGCGGGGTATTCCCCTCCCTCCTGGCCGCCCATGCGGCTTCCATCAGTTCCCTGATTTTCATCGCGGCGTCAGTCGAATCTCCGAACGAACGGACCTGGCCAGGAAGCACGCCGCATGACTACGATGGTGGAGGTCGTCTATTTCGCGCGAGGAAGGCTGCGTGCCTTCGAACCGAACGAGCGGTCGCAGCTCCACGCGACTCATCCACATCCCCTCGGGGCCATTCTCCATGGTGCCACGGGCGTCATCGGTGTAGCTCTCGACCGTCCAGCCGTCCCGAGCCGCAAAGGAGAGAAAGAAGAGCATGTGGCAGCTTGCCAGAGAGGCCACGAATGCCTCTTCGGGATCGACGGCCGCCGGATCCGACATGGGGAATGGCACGATGTGCGGAGAGGCAGACGCGGGCACCGTTTGTCCGCCATCAAAGCGCCAGGTGTGTGCCCGGCTGTACCGGTTATCCGCGAATGATTCCCCCTTGCGTTCCCAGTGTACTTCGGCCCCGTATGTGGCCATGTCAATTCCCGTCTGCTTCACTTGGGCTGTGTTACGGACGATAATACCTTTGGAACTTATGTGGCTACTTCCCGCGTTGGAGGGCGCCATTTCGGGGTGTAGCGCAGCCCGGTAGCGCGCTTCGTTCGGGACGAAGAGGTCGTGGGTTCAAATCCCGCCACCCCGACACCTGAGACTCGGTCTCGCAAAAAACGCCGACGGATGTGATCCGCCGGCGTTTTTCAGTTTCCTGCCTATCGCATGGAGAATGTTTGCTCAGGCCGGAGTCTGAATATGGTCAACTCGGGTCGGGTGAACAGCCTCACAGGGAGGTTGCTGAACCCGATGCCGCGGTTCACATACAGGTTGTTGCCTTCGGGGGTCTGCTCCTCTGATGCCCATCCGTCTGCAACCACCTCTTCCTTTCCGACAATGTCCAGCCAGCTGGTGGACTTCAACATCGGCAGGCGTATCTGCCCCCCGTGCGTGTGGCCGGCCAGGGCCAGTGGCGCTGTACCCGCGGGCACGTCTTCAAATGCCTCGGCATTGTGCATCAATACGATGCGTGGAGCTCCCTCGGGCACCTGCTCCAGGGCCGTGGCCGGGTGCGCATGATGCGCCCACACTGAGCCGATGCCGACCACATACAGCGGGGACGAGTCCTCAATGGCCACCCGGGCCGCCTGATTCTTGAGCACCTGGATACCCTCTTGCTCAAGGACCTGCTCCAGGTAGCCGGCCAGATCCGGGCGTGCGTCACTCTTCTCCTTCATCAGCGAGTAGTCATGATTGCCGAGAACCGCGAACGTCTGCACTCCGGCCTCCGGCAGCGGCTTCACCAGCTCGACGGCCTCGAGTATCCTGCTGGAGTCGGGCCGATACATGAAGTCTCCGGCGATGAGCGCGACCTCCACGTCGCGGTCGATGATCTCTCGGACCGCCTTGCTCACCATGCCCTTGTTGTCCAGCCACATGCCTACCTGGAAATCAGCGAGCAGGGCCACCTCCTGACCTTCCCAGTCCTGCGTCAGGCCGGGTAACGGCGCATCGAACTCATTAACGTCCAACAGATAGCGCGGCTCGATGATACCTGCCCACACAACGAGCAGGACGGCCAGGGCCGCGACAGCCTGGCCGGTAGTCCTGAATACAGACATACCAAATCTCCGAATACTTGAACCTTGTGGGCTCCTCCCGTGCGCTGATCTATAGCGCCCTGATTCCGAAAACATGGAATCGGAAGAGCATATACCCACTATTTATAGGCATATACACCAGAAAAGGTCCCGAGAGGTTCGCTACGCCTCTACGGTCTCAAACAACGGCCCACAAGCCAGAGCAATCTGCTCCACGTGCCGGCAGTCCGTGCCACAGCACCCGCCGAACACCGTAAGTCCAGGCAGTCTGCGCTTGAGCGCCGCGTGCTCCACCGCCAGCACGGCCGGGTTTCCGGTGTCCAAACGATCGGCGGCATTCAGTTCGGCGTGGCTCCGCATCGAGGCGTTGGCCCGCACTCCCTTCAATCGACTGGTCCATGGCTTTGCCACATCCAGTACGAACTCGAAGTGGGTCGGGTGTGCGCAGTTGATCATGTAGTACTCCGGCCAGTTTCGGGTCGCCGCGTCCACCTCGGCCACGGCCTCTTCCAGGGACTGCCCAGTCGGCAGCCTGCCGTTGGTCTCCACGGTAAATGCGAGGGCGATGGGCATGTTGGCCTTCCGGGCGGCGCGTGCCATGCCGATGGCCTCTTCGCTGTAGGCGATCGTGAGGGCGCAGACCATGTCCACGTCTGTTTCGGCCAATACGTCGATCTGCCAACTGTGGTAGGCCTCGGCAGCCGCGGGCGTCATGGTCTCTCCGGGATCGTACCCGTCAGCCCGGGGCCCGATGCACCCACTGAGCACTACCGGCAGTTCCTGCGGCATGCTCTCCCTGATTTCGACCAGCAGTTCGACGGCTTTTCGGTTCGCTTGGGCGAGCTCGGCCTCCGAGTACCCAAGGCGCGCGCCCCAGTCGGGATTGGCTCGCCAGGTGGCTGACTCCAGAATCAGTCCCGTGCGCAGTCGGGTTGCGATGCCGGCATAGCCGCGGAAGTAGCGTTCCAGCGCTGCGGTTCCTTCCGCGGTTTTGAGCAGGTCGAAGGCCGCGAAGTGCGGCAACTCGAGCCCGTCATGGAAGATGAGCGTGGTCTCGATGCCACCGTCGGTGAGGAACAGTCGCTCACCATGCTGCGGTAGCGCGTGCCGATAGCGGGGCATGGTCACCTCCAGGGAGGTCGGGTGGGACCTGAATGTACGACACCTCGTGGCGCATCGGACATTCCGCACGCCTTGCCCTGCTCCACAAACTGCGACGACCGGCAGTCAATTTTGCTATAGCAGGGCGTTGACACACATATCTCACACATGTTATTGTATGTGTCCCACCTGCCCCAACGGGGCACAACACCCTATTCGTGGTCGGCTGTCTCACCATCAAGCAGTATCCCGCCTGGGCACTTTCCCTGGTCAAACGCTGTGACCCCACACGTGCCCTGATGGTGCAGGAAGACGCGCACATCATCGCCGTAAATCGGCATGCGGTGCGGGCCGGAATCGAAACGGGCATGACAGCGGCCCGGGCGCGCTCGCTGTGCCCGGAGGCACTTCTTCTGATTCGCGATGCGGTCTCCGAATACTGCGCGTGGGAGTACGTGGTCGAACACCTGCACCGCACCACGCCGTTCCTGGAAAGCAGTCAGCCGGTGGCGTGGTTCTCTGCGCGTCCCCGAGAGGTACGAGACACCGCACGGCATCTGCGAGCCTGTGTCGGGTTTGCACCCGACCGATCCACGGCCCACCTGGCTGCGGTGCGGTCCAATCCCGGAGGCACGACAGTCGTGCGGCCCGAAGAGATGGAAGCGTTTCTGGATGCGTTCCCATCCCCTCTCTTGCTTGATGCCGGGTTCAGTGAGGACCTGGTTGACGGGCTTGAGCTGCTGGGATGCAGCACACTCGGTCCGGCACGCAAACTCAACAGCAGGCAGCTGAAGTTGGCGTTCGGCAAGGAAGGCGTTGCCCTCTACCCGCTCCTGCACCCCGGGGTATCCGGGCGCATCGGGGTCTACCACCCCCCTCCCTCCATCCGCAGCCACTTCGAATTGGAGGCCCCCTGCAGCCAGCCGGGGGACCTGATGCCCATCGTTTGTCAACTCAATGAGCGTGCGGCCCTGGCCATGAATGACCAGTTTGCCGGCCAGGTGCGCATCATCCTCCGGCCCGAGGGACGCGACCCGGTACACGGGTCCAGGGTGTTGCCACACCCAACCAGCCGAGCGGATACGCTGGAGCGGTATGGACTCCGCCTGGCCGGTGAGATGCTGCAGTCCCTGCATGTAGAGGCACGAAAGGCCCAGAGTCGCCCGATCGACATCGACCGGATAGACTATGTGTTGGCTAGCCTGATGACGGGCGACCTGGTGCAGGCGTCGCTGTTTGGTGAGCGGCTTCGCAAGGTGACGAGCGCCGTCGGTGAGGTGCATCGACGCTACCCAAACAGCATCAAGCGTGGGCTTGTACGCGCGGGAGCGCACTTTCATGAGGACCGGATCAGCCTGAGGACCTGGGAAGCCAGCGACACTTCCGGAAGTGCAAGGAGCACTGGAAGAGGATGAAGCGCCGGACTGTACCTGTCGAAATCTGGTTTGATGGAAACCAGCCGGTCATCCTGCAGCGGGAAGGATGGGCAGAGCCGGTACACGAAGTCATCGAGCGCTGGGATGTACGCGGAAGGTGGTGGTCACAGGACACCCAACGTCACTACATGACCGTGCGTACCCAGCGAGGTACGTTTGAGGTTTGTGGTGACCGTCGCACGCAGAAATGGGCGATTACAGGCACTTTTGACTGATGTTTGCCCATCTGCATACCCGAAGCTGGTTTTCCTTCCAGGCAGCTGGGTCATCACCGGAAGCGTTGCCGGAAGCGGCAATCGCCCAAGGTGTCGGAGCGGTCGCGCTGACCGAACGACACGGGGTTTACGGCGTCGTACGTTTCCAGCGTGCCTGCCAGGAACTGGGCATACAGCACATTTTCGGAGCCGAGGTGCCGGTCGATGGCCGCGATCTCGTACTGCTGGCACAGAACAGGGAAGGCTACGCCAATATCTGCTGGTTGCTCACGCAGGCGCATCTGCGCTCGCGGGAAGAGCCGAGCGCCACCCTGGACGAGTTGGCCGAGCACTGCAGTGACGTCTTCTGCCTCACGGGCACGGAAGCGGGACCTCTGTACCCCCTGATCGACGCATTCCAGCCCCGTGAGGCCGCACAGTGGGTACACACTCTGCATGACCTGTTTGGCGAGCGGCTTTCAATCGAGGTCACGCACCAGCGGAGAAAGGGAGATGACCGCCGCCTTGCCCACCTCCTGCAGCTGGCCCGTCAGACCGGTGTGCCCCCGGTGGCCACGGGCGATGTACGCTATGCCGTACCCGGCGACTACTGGCGCTATGACCTGCTGACATGCGCACGGCACGGCATCACGGTGTTTGACGACCACCCCGACCGGCCATGCAATGCCATGGCCTATCTGCAGCCGGAAGCGGAGTTGAAGCGCAGGGGCCTGCCGGCGGCGGCCATCCATCGGGCTGGAGAGATCGGGCAGATGTGCAAGGTGGACCTGATACCCGGACACATCATCCCGCCCGGCACCCGCCTTCCGGCCGGCAAAACGTCGGTGGAGGTCTTTCGGGAGCACGTGTTTGCGGCATTCGATCTGAAGTACCCACCCGGTTCTGTGCATCGGGAGGCGGCCGAAGAGCGCCTGGCAAAGGAGGTGGGTGTCATCAGCGGGCTGGACGTGCAGGAGTTTTTCCTGGTTGTGCATGAAGTGGTAGAGGAGGCGCGTCGGCGCGGTATTCGCTGCCTGGGGCGCGGATCTGCCGCAAACTCCATCGTCACCTATCTGCTGGGTATCACTGTGGTATGCCCCATCGAACACAACCTGCTGTTCGAGCGCTTCTTGCACCGGGGCAGGAAGGGCACGCCGGACATCGACCTCGACTTCGACTCCAGCAGGCGACTCGAGATCGTGGAGTGGATGGAGGAGCGGTTCGGTGTGAACCACACAGGCATGGCGGCGACAATAGACCGCTATCTGACCAAGTCAGCTGTTCAGGATACCGCCAAAGCGCTCGGCTGGCCGGCAGAAATGGCCATCCAGATGTCCAAGGGGTGCGGGTACGGGCCTCCGGATGACGAGCATAACGCGGCCCATATTCGTAGCGTGGCCGGCGGGGATTCGCCGCTCGTGGAGACGCTGATCAAGGCATCAGCCAACCTGGTAGGCTGTCCGCGGCATCTGGGTCAGCACTCGGGTGGTATGGTGCTTACCCGGGACGCCATGCGCTACTTCACACCGCTTCAGGTGTCGGCGAACGGTGTGCGTGTGGTACAGTTTGACAAGGACGACCTGGAGTGGCTGGGGCTCGTCAAGCTGGATGTGCTGGGACTGCGCATGCTGGGAACGGTATCAGAGGCCACGGTGGTCGTGAATGACATGCGGCCTGCGGATGACCCGGTGGTGCTGGATGAGTTGCCGCTGAACGATCCCGACGTCTACGACATGATCTGTGAGGGTGATGTACTCGGGCTCTTCCAGATCGAATCGCCGGCTCAAATGAGCGCAGGCTCGCGCATCCAGTCACGCAGCATGCAGGATCTGATCAAGCAGATCTCGCTGGTGCGCCCAGGCCCTATTCAGGGGGGACTGATGCATCCGTTCATTCGGCGACACCGGGGTCTTGAGAAGGTGCGCTACGACCATCCGATCCTGGAACGCATTCTGGAGGACACGTACGGGGTGATCATCTTCCAGGAGCAGGTTCTGGAAGTGGTGCACCAGTTTGCGGGATGGGACCTGGATCGGGCCGACTCCTTTCGCCGGCTGATGTCCAAATTCCGCGACCCGGTGGAGATGGAGTCGATGCGGGACGGCTTTGTGCAATCGGCCATGGAAACGAATGATGTGCCGGAGCCGGTGGCGAACCGCGTGTTCGACCAGGTCTCCAAGTTCGTCGGCTATGGCTTCTGTCGGTCTCACGCAGCGTCATTTGCGCTGACGGTCTACCACAGTGCCTATCTGAAACGGCATCATCCCGAGGCCTTCTTTGCCGGCCTGATGCAGCACAGGCCGGGCATGTATGCCCAGATGACGCTGGAACAGGATGCGCGGCGACATGGCGTGCTCGTACTGGTGCCGGACATCAATGCGTCCGGGCTGCGCTTCCAGCTGGAACGGGTGGAGGGCAGATTGGCGATTCGCAAGCCGTTGACCTCCGTCAAGGGCGTACAGGAAACGCTGGCACAGGTCACGGTACTGGAGCGCGAAATGGGGGCGTTCTCCTCCATCGAAGACTTCTTCCACCGGGTGCCGGTGGACGAGAAGCAGCTCACCGCGCTGGTGCAGTCCGGGGCTTTTGACCTGTTGGAGGGCTCAAACCGCACGGCCTTGTTCAAGATGAAGGTGCTGCTTGAGCAGTACGAGGAGGGAGGAGGCACCGAGCAGATGACGCTGCTGGACACGACGTCATTGCGTGCGGCCGACATTCCCGCACTGCCGGGCATTACGCTCAGAACCCGCCTGGAGTGGGACCTGAAAACGCACAGCGGGCCGCGGGTGCACCCTATGGTGGTGATCCGGAGAAGCCTGCGGTACAACGAGATTCGCTCGATCGAATTCGTGAAGCAGTTTGGTACCACACTGCCCTATGACGAACACAAGCCGCCGGTGGTGACCATTGCCGGACTGGTAATGTTCAGACAGCGTCCGGGTACTGCCAAGGGGACCATGTTCCTGTTTCTGGAAGACGAGTCGGCACACATACAGTGTATCTGCAGGCCTGATGTGCGGGCGCGGTTTGAGGAGGA
This window encodes:
- a CDS encoding metallophosphoesterase yields the protein MSVFRTTGQAVAALAVLLVVWAGIIEPRYLLDVNEFDAPLPGLTQDWEGQEVALLADFQVGMWLDNKGMVSKAVREIIDRDVEVALIAGDFMYRPDSSRILEAVELVKPLPEAGVQTFAVLGNHDYSLMKEKSDARPDLAGYLEQVLEQEGIQVLKNQAARVAIEDSSPLYVVGIGSVWAHHAHPATALEQVPEGAPRIVLMHNAEAFEDVPAGTAPLALAGHTHGGQIRLPMLKSTSWLDIVGKEEVVADGWASEEQTPEGNNLYVNRGIGFSNLPVRLFTRPELTIFRLRPEQTFSMR
- a CDS encoding homocysteine S-methyltransferase family protein; protein product: MPRYRHALPQHGERLFLTDGGIETTLIFHDGLELPHFAAFDLLKTAEGTAALERYFRGYAGIATRLRTGLILESATWRANPDWGARLGYSEAELAQANRKAVELLVEIRESMPQELPVVLSGCIGPRADGYDPGETMTPAAAEAYHSWQIDVLAETDVDMVCALTIAYSEEAIGMARAARKANMPIALAFTVETNGRLPTGQSLEEAVAEVDAATRNWPEYYMINCAHPTHFEFVLDVAKPWTSRLKGVRANASMRSHAELNAADRLDTGNPAVLAVEHAALKRRLPGLTVFGGCCGTDCRHVEQIALACGPLFETVEA
- a CDS encoding DNA polymerase III subunit alpha, encoding MFAHLHTRSWFSFQAAGSSPEALPEAAIAQGVGAVALTERHGVYGVVRFQRACQELGIQHIFGAEVPVDGRDLVLLAQNREGYANICWLLTQAHLRSREEPSATLDELAEHCSDVFCLTGTEAGPLYPLIDAFQPREAAQWVHTLHDLFGERLSIEVTHQRRKGDDRRLAHLLQLARQTGVPPVATGDVRYAVPGDYWRYDLLTCARHGITVFDDHPDRPCNAMAYLQPEAELKRRGLPAAAIHRAGEIGQMCKVDLIPGHIIPPGTRLPAGKTSVEVFREHVFAAFDLKYPPGSVHREAAEERLAKEVGVISGLDVQEFFLVVHEVVEEARRRGIRCLGRGSAANSIVTYLLGITVVCPIEHNLLFERFLHRGRKGTPDIDLDFDSSRRLEIVEWMEERFGVNHTGMAATIDRYLTKSAVQDTAKALGWPAEMAIQMSKGCGYGPPDDEHNAAHIRSVAGGDSPLVETLIKASANLVGCPRHLGQHSGGMVLTRDAMRYFTPLQVSANGVRVVQFDKDDLEWLGLVKLDVLGLRMLGTVSEATVVVNDMRPADDPVVLDELPLNDPDVYDMICEGDVLGLFQIESPAQMSAGSRIQSRSMQDLIKQISLVRPGPIQGGLMHPFIRRHRGLEKVRYDHPILERILEDTYGVIIFQEQVLEVVHQFAGWDLDRADSFRRLMSKFRDPVEMESMRDGFVQSAMETNDVPEPVANRVFDQVSKFVGYGFCRSHAASFALTVYHSAYLKRHHPEAFFAGLMQHRPGMYAQMTLEQDARRHGVLVLVPDINASGLRFQLERVEGRLAIRKPLTSVKGVQETLAQVTVLEREMGAFSSIEDFFHRVPVDEKQLTALVQSGAFDLLEGSNRTALFKMKVLLEQYEEGGGTEQMTLLDTTSLRAADIPALPGITLRTRLEWDLKTHSGPRVHPMVVIRRSLRYNEIRSIEFVKQFGTTLPYDEHKPPVVTIAGLVMFRQRPGTAKGTMFLFLEDESAHIQCICRPDVRARFEEELRQSALIVKGRVQVTGPWRGIMVDEVVTLGGVIGGYKGQHGGPTYGREHRVTAFGERAERSDARVVEVRDDAG